The following proteins are co-located in the Chryseobacterium daecheongense genome:
- a CDS encoding DUF4251 domain-containing protein, whose translation MKKYISLIYILGFIFFFQSCASQNTGDSKTTDSLINSQEFTFHAERANPTNYDVINIMNSMPNSTSTRILQLNGNYTVELRKNKLEVTLPYFGRLFNPTYGNTSSNSYRFTSKDYTVNKSQNKKGNWIVRVKPNDVNNVDEIIIEVYKNGKAFTSVRSNDRQPISYDGFVSKNEPEPAP comes from the coding sequence ATGAAAAAATATATTTCACTTATATATATTTTGGGATTTATCTTCTTTTTTCAAAGTTGTGCTTCTCAAAATACCGGCGATTCTAAAACTACAGATTCGCTGATTAATTCGCAGGAATTTACATTCCACGCAGAACGGGCAAACCCTACCAACTATGACGTCATCAACATTATGAATTCTATGCCCAACTCAACATCGACAAGAATTCTTCAGCTTAACGGCAACTACACGGTAGAGCTGAGAAAAAACAAGTTAGAAGTTACCCTTCCTTATTTCGGAAGACTATTTAACCCCACTTATGGTAATACCAGCAGCAACAGCTACAGGTTCACTTCGAAAGATTATACGGTGAATAAATCCCAGAATAAAAAAGGAAACTGGATTGTAAGAGTTAAGCCTAATGATGTAAACAATGTAGACGAGATCATTATTGAGGTTTATAAAAACGGAAAAGCATTTACTTCTGTACGAAGTAATGACAGACAGCCTATATCATATGATGGATTTGTTTCTAAGAACGAGCCTGAACCCGCTCCTTAA
- a CDS encoding cytochrome c: MKKIIAIAFFTAVLVSSCTSKSSTATSAIGPAVSTAEQIAQGKTIFESSCTRCHKLPDPTSHNPVQWVGIMNSMAPKAKLTDEQHQWVYDYIVSVKK; the protein is encoded by the coding sequence ATGAAAAAAATAATCGCTATAGCATTTTTTACTGCTGTTCTGGTATCATCATGCACCTCAAAATCATCAACGGCAACTTCAGCTATAGGCCCTGCAGTATCTACTGCTGAACAAATCGCTCAGGGAAAGACCATTTTTGAAAGCTCTTGTACGAGATGTCATAAACTACCGGATCCCACATCACATAATCCGGTTCAATGGGTAGGAATTATGAACTCTATGGCTCCAAAAGCAAAACTCACTGACGAGCAGCATCAATGGGTATATGATTATATTGTTTCTGTAAAAAAATAA
- a CDS encoding RtcB family protein has translation MGNLKLKGKDILKLGYPNNQSVNIALEVMKRNFATKNIHYVKALLKEIMLHPENFEKDLTFGQIAEALLSSKKTEKRMLNTQRASFQIFGNHISEEAKNQLYTALKLPIATQGALMPDAHSGYGLPIGGVLAVENAVIPYGVGMDIGCRMSLSILDTPVSYLDGAKDKYEKALADHTKFGMYETHKSHIEHEIFDRDTFDLIPILRRLKGKAIKQMGSSGGGNHFVEFGEVEITEEEAQIGLPKGRYLGILSHSGSRGLGAEIAQYYSRVAIEQCPLPKEAQNFAWLDLNTHMGLEYWTAMNLAGDYASACHDDIHRRLVKAVGGRVKARIENHHNFAWKEIHNGKEVIVHRKGATPANENELGMIPGSMTAKGFIVRGKGNPDALNSASHGAGRAYSRGECRNMFTQNDIKKELKLKNVVLMGGNAEEAPMAYKDINEVMNAQSGLVDILGTFQPRIVRMDK, from the coding sequence ATGGGAAATTTAAAACTTAAAGGAAAAGATATATTAAAATTAGGCTATCCAAATAATCAAAGTGTCAATATAGCTTTGGAAGTCATGAAAAGAAATTTTGCAACAAAGAATATCCATTACGTTAAAGCACTTCTAAAAGAAATTATGCTTCATCCGGAGAACTTTGAGAAAGATTTGACCTTCGGACAAATTGCAGAGGCTTTACTTTCTTCAAAAAAGACAGAAAAGAGAATGCTGAATACACAAAGAGCATCATTTCAGATATTTGGTAACCATATTTCTGAAGAAGCAAAGAATCAGTTATATACTGCTTTAAAATTACCAATAGCAACTCAGGGAGCCCTAATGCCTGATGCACATAGTGGTTACGGACTTCCCATAGGAGGAGTGCTTGCCGTTGAAAACGCAGTGATTCCTTATGGAGTGGGAATGGATATTGGCTGTAGAATGAGCCTTAGTATTTTGGATACACCTGTTTCATATCTGGACGGCGCTAAAGATAAATATGAAAAAGCGTTGGCTGATCATACCAAATTCGGGATGTATGAAACCCATAAATCTCATATTGAACATGAGATCTTTGATCGTGATACATTTGATCTGATTCCTATTTTAAGGAGATTAAAGGGAAAAGCAATCAAGCAAATGGGATCTTCTGGCGGGGGAAATCATTTTGTAGAATTTGGGGAGGTTGAAATTACAGAGGAAGAAGCACAGATAGGTCTGCCAAAAGGAAGATATCTGGGTATTCTTTCACACAGCGGTTCGCGTGGATTGGGAGCGGAGATAGCACAGTATTATTCAAGGGTTGCGATAGAGCAATGTCCTTTGCCTAAAGAAGCTCAAAATTTTGCATGGCTGGATCTGAATACCCATATGGGACTTGAATACTGGACAGCAATGAACCTTGCAGGAGATTATGCTTCAGCATGCCATGATGATATTCATAGAAGGCTTGTAAAAGCCGTAGGAGGAAGAGTGAAAGCAAGAATTGAGAACCACCATAATTTTGCATGGAAGGAAATTCATAATGGAAAAGAGGTAATTGTCCACAGAAAAGGGGCTACTCCTGCCAATGAAAATGAGCTGGGAATGATTCCCGGATCTATGACAGCAAAGGGATTTATTGTTCGTGGAAAAGGAAACCCTGATGCGCTCAATTCTGCTTCTCATGGTGCAGGAAGAGCGTATTCCAGAGGAGAGTGCAGGAATATGTTCACCCAGAATGATATTAAAAAAGAGCTCAAGCTAAAGAATGTTGTGCTTATGGGTGGAAATGCAGAAGAAGCTCCTATGGCATATAAAGACATCAATGAGGTCATGAACGCACAAAGTGGATTGGTGGATATTCTGGGAACATTTCAACCACGGATCGTGAGAATGGATAAATAA
- a CDS encoding chloromuconate cycloisomerase: protein MELRFEIKSLRLKETFSIAYGNYNTRESLLIELSHHNCKGYGECVAIDYYKINLTMLVSKLNEIRSGIEARKIEHPKEFYQFLSFSDLHPFLKSALDCAYWDLFGKLENKSFMELNDLSSKKLVDSSITISVGTIGEQIEKIEKSIWNKFKVKCSGLQKDGVTRLLQLDRNIALDSNASFTDDDCLWLQGNSDVQKFTYLEQPRPVGHYQVLEKNAYANWMADEDCQEMDSLEALIPYYRSVNIKLMKCGGLTPALEMIRKARSSCYKVMIGCMTESTVGISAGCVLTGLVDYVDLDGANLISNDYATGNFVEKGIIILSEKPGLGIELKK, encoded by the coding sequence ATGGAACTGCGTTTTGAAATCAAATCCCTTCGATTAAAAGAAACTTTCTCAATAGCTTATGGTAATTATAACACCAGAGAAAGTTTGCTTATCGAATTATCTCACCATAATTGTAAAGGATATGGAGAGTGTGTTGCCATTGATTATTATAAGATTAATCTGACCATGTTGGTTTCAAAATTAAATGAAATCCGTTCCGGAATTGAAGCACGAAAAATTGAACACCCAAAAGAATTTTATCAATTTCTTTCTTTTTCAGATTTACACCCCTTTTTAAAATCTGCCTTAGATTGCGCCTATTGGGACCTTTTCGGAAAACTTGAAAATAAGAGTTTTATGGAGCTCAATGATCTTTCTTCAAAAAAATTAGTGGATAGTTCCATTACTATATCTGTAGGAACTATAGGTGAGCAAATCGAAAAAATCGAAAAAAGCATCTGGAATAAGTTTAAGGTGAAATGCAGTGGTTTACAAAAGGATGGTGTAACCAGACTTTTACAATTGGACAGGAATATCGCTCTGGATTCGAATGCCAGCTTTACGGATGATGATTGTTTATGGCTTCAGGGAAATTCCGATGTGCAAAAATTCACATACCTTGAGCAGCCGAGACCAGTCGGCCATTATCAGGTTTTAGAAAAAAATGCTTATGCTAACTGGATGGCAGACGAGGACTGTCAGGAGATGGATTCTTTAGAAGCTTTAATACCTTATTATAGAAGTGTCAATATCAAATTAATGAAATGCGGAGGTTTGACCCCTGCTTTAGAAATGATAAGAAAAGCCAGAAGTTCATGTTACAAAGTAATGATAGGATGCATGACAGAATCTACAGTTGGGATTTCTGCAGGGTGTGTTTTAACCGGACTTGTCGATTACGTTGATCTCGACGGGGCAAATCTGATCTCCAATGATTATGCTACTGGGAACTTTGTAGAAAAGGGTATCATAATTTTATCGGAGAAACCTGGATTGGGAATAGAGTTAAAAAAATAA
- the prfH gene encoding peptide chain release factor H, with translation MDKLIQITSGRGPLECQWVVAKVLKVFLEEIKQEKIQYEIIHRENGDENLTLKSVTLLLKGKDTSGFLKNWLGSICWSGRSTFRKLHKRSNWFIGIFEIENTHEVGFSEKDIQFQTTRSQGSGGQNVNKVNTAVRATHIPTGISVFAQDSRSQLENKKLSVMRLKEKVMELNIQQMANRMQETWTHHLQVQRGNPIRTFSGTDFKHNYKDKSFKKTRSSLKNELKNLKNDLN, from the coding sequence ATGGACAAACTTATACAAATCACTTCGGGAAGAGGACCTTTAGAATGCCAATGGGTAGTTGCTAAAGTTTTGAAAGTATTCCTTGAAGAAATAAAACAGGAAAAAATACAATACGAAATCATCCACAGAGAAAACGGGGATGAAAATCTGACCCTAAAATCGGTTACCCTTCTTTTAAAAGGAAAGGATACATCCGGATTTTTAAAAAACTGGTTGGGAAGTATCTGTTGGAGCGGAAGAAGTACCTTTAGAAAACTGCATAAACGGAGCAACTGGTTTATTGGAATCTTTGAAATTGAAAACACTCACGAGGTGGGTTTTAGCGAAAAGGATATTCAGTTCCAAACGACAAGAAGCCAGGGAAGCGGAGGGCAAAATGTCAATAAGGTAAATACTGCGGTAAGGGCTACCCATATTCCGACAGGAATAAGTGTTTTTGCACAGGATTCAAGGTCGCAGTTGGAGAATAAAAAACTTTCTGTTATGAGATTAAAGGAAAAAGTAATGGAATTAAATATTCAACAAATGGCCAATAGGATGCAGGAAACCTGGACCCATCATCTGCAGGTACAAAGGGGAAATCCTATCCGTACTTTTTCAGGGACGGATTTTAAACATAATTATAAAGATAAATCCTTTAAAAAAACAAGGAGCAGTCTTAAGAATGAACTTAAAAATTTAAAAAATGACCTTAACTAA
- a CDS encoding cytochrome C, which translates to MKKLVLSIVLGSAFMVSCGPKSVAVTGPKYTASEQLTQGKTIFENSCNKCHQLPDPAKHDDQGWIKTLSRMAPKAKLTDDQHQMVYDYLISVNKK; encoded by the coding sequence ATGAAAAAGTTAGTTTTAAGTATTGTTTTAGGATCTGCATTTATGGTTTCGTGCGGACCGAAAAGTGTAGCAGTAACAGGACCTAAATATACAGCTTCTGAACAACTGACTCAGGGAAAAACCATTTTTGAAAATTCCTGCAACAAATGCCATCAATTACCGGATCCTGCAAAACACGACGACCAGGGATGGATCAAAACGTTAAGCAGAATGGCTCCAAAAGCTAAACTGACTGATGATCAGCATCAAATGGTGTATGATTATCTGATTTCTGTAAATAAAAAATAA
- a CDS encoding T9SS-dependent M36 family metallopeptidase, with product MSKKLFLLPVSVVMLFCFDKMNAQNSENIIHDFYKRNGQLNLKSGNNSQVGIEILNNDSSKSLNANILDVQQTYNGLRVYNALGKVIIKNDKIISEKNTFSRNIVIANQPKVLKSLSKEFLKQQLGLREIANIDYLTDVYFEKNGLYILSKELFVSDKNTSDVWHVIANASSGEILSKDNLTLDCSFERNIHPHEASNGLEATEKMNNVQMLQGVANKIPNTKLVNSLFPPSNASYNIFPLPLEAPTFGSRSTINNPWDVQASPEGWHSDGTNNYTNTRGNNVYAYSDQNNANVPGYSPDGGSTLNFDFPFADGRYDDPFAYKDAAITNLFYMNNKMHDIFYKFGFTETARNFQTNNFNNGGIGNDAVRAEAFDGSGLNNANFSSGYERVVGGQPQVLAPRMQMYLYDRTQTPDDPIIRYQYNTPASITSRPKVLTGGAGFGPVFGPPVTGDLIVSSPTDACTAPAPGSLTNKIAIVTSTSCEYGLKVLNAQNAGAVGVIVYRPSNDTPTSMGAGSYGSQVNIPSINIGKTEGLFLVGELNNGNAINATLDFDYDGFKHSSFDNGIIAHEYGHGISNRLTGQGYSCLSTTNTIEQMGEGWSDYFALMLTTRPGDTSSLARGVGTYPKGQPVTGVGIRPAKYSPDFSVNGYTYNSTNTAVVPHGVGFIWATMLWDLTWKYVEKYGYNSDVLANPTSGNAKALQIVVDGLKLQPCSPTFIDGRDAILQADAIGNGGEDKCMIWKAFAKRGLGVNASAGSKTVGTDQVEDFTIPSDCDSVLATKESNLANNQFIIFPNPTYDEFFVGNISKSKDEVEIRVFDMSGKVVITDSRMPESKKAISTKSFPKGVYMVHIKQGLKSQIEKLIVK from the coding sequence ATGAGTAAAAAATTATTTTTATTGCCTGTGTCTGTGGTGATGCTTTTTTGTTTTGATAAAATGAACGCTCAGAATTCTGAAAATATCATTCATGATTTTTACAAAAGAAATGGACAGCTAAATTTAAAGAGCGGTAATAATAGCCAGGTTGGGATTGAGATTTTAAATAATGATTCTTCCAAAAGTTTGAACGCTAATATTTTGGATGTTCAACAAACTTACAATGGACTTAGGGTTTATAATGCTTTAGGCAAAGTCATTATAAAAAATGATAAGATCATTTCCGAAAAAAATACCTTTAGTAGAAATATTGTTATTGCTAATCAGCCAAAAGTTTTGAAAAGCCTTTCAAAGGAGTTTCTCAAGCAGCAATTGGGATTACGCGAAATCGCAAACATAGATTATTTGACAGATGTATATTTTGAGAAAAATGGATTATATATTTTATCTAAAGAGTTATTTGTTTCAGATAAAAATACGTCAGATGTTTGGCATGTAATTGCCAATGCGAGTAGTGGAGAAATACTTAGTAAGGATAACCTGACACTTGATTGTAGTTTTGAACGGAATATCCATCCGCACGAAGCCTCTAACGGATTGGAGGCAACTGAAAAGATGAATAATGTACAAATGCTTCAAGGAGTGGCTAATAAAATCCCAAATACAAAGTTGGTTAATAGCTTGTTTCCTCCTTCCAATGCTTCCTATAATATTTTTCCTTTACCTCTGGAAGCTCCCACATTTGGTTCTCGTTCAACTATTAATAATCCATGGGATGTACAAGCCTCTCCCGAGGGATGGCATTCGGATGGGACAAATAATTACACAAACACGAGAGGAAACAATGTTTATGCCTATTCAGATCAAAATAATGCCAATGTTCCAGGATATTCACCAGATGGAGGAAGCACGCTTAATTTCGATTTTCCTTTTGCAGATGGAAGATATGATGATCCTTTTGCCTACAAAGACGCTGCTATCACCAATTTGTTTTATATGAACAATAAAATGCATGATATATTTTATAAATTCGGATTCACAGAAACGGCGAGAAACTTTCAGACGAATAACTTTAATAATGGTGGAATAGGGAATGATGCCGTGAGAGCAGAGGCTTTTGATGGAAGTGGACTTAACAATGCTAATTTTAGTTCAGGTTATGAAAGGGTTGTTGGAGGGCAGCCCCAGGTTTTAGCGCCAAGAATGCAGATGTATCTTTATGATAGAACACAGACTCCTGATGATCCTATCATAAGGTATCAATACAACACTCCTGCATCAATTACTAGCAGGCCAAAAGTATTAACAGGTGGAGCAGGATTTGGACCGGTTTTTGGCCCGCCAGTGACAGGAGACCTCATTGTTTCATCACCTACAGATGCATGTACAGCGCCAGCGCCGGGGAGTCTTACAAACAAAATTGCAATTGTAACAAGTACAAGTTGTGAGTATGGTCTCAAAGTATTGAATGCTCAGAATGCAGGTGCTGTTGGTGTAATAGTCTATAGACCTTCTAATGATACTCCCACAAGCATGGGTGCTGGATCCTATGGATCTCAAGTCAATATTCCTTCTATAAACATTGGGAAAACAGAGGGGCTTTTTCTGGTTGGAGAGCTTAACAATGGCAATGCTATTAATGCCACATTGGACTTTGATTATGATGGATTTAAACATTCGAGTTTTGATAACGGAATTATTGCTCATGAATACGGTCATGGTATTTCAAATAGATTAACCGGTCAGGGATACAGTTGTCTATCGACAACTAATACCATTGAACAAATGGGGGAAGGATGGTCAGACTACTTTGCCTTGATGCTGACTACAAGACCAGGTGACACATCATCCTTAGCAAGAGGTGTAGGAACTTATCCGAAAGGGCAGCCAGTTACAGGAGTTGGGATCAGACCGGCTAAGTATTCTCCGGATTTTTCTGTAAACGGGTATACATATAATAGTACCAATACTGCTGTAGTTCCTCATGGTGTAGGATTTATTTGGGCTACCATGCTCTGGGATCTTACCTGGAAGTATGTTGAAAAGTATGGATATAATAGTGATGTATTGGCAAACCCAACATCCGGTAATGCAAAAGCATTACAGATTGTGGTTGATGGGCTTAAGCTGCAACCATGTAGTCCAACCTTTATTGATGGTAGAGATGCTATTCTTCAAGCTGATGCTATAGGAAATGGAGGAGAAGATAAATGTATGATTTGGAAAGCATTTGCCAAAAGAGGATTAGGAGTAAATGCTTCTGCGGGAAGTAAAACGGTGGGAACTGATCAAGTAGAAGATTTTACTATTCCATCGGACTGTGATAGTGTGCTTGCAACTAAGGAAAGTAACCTTGCCAATAATCAATTTATTATATTCCCTAATCCTACTTATGATGAGTTCTTTGTTGGAAATATAAGTAAATCAAAAGATGAAGTAGAAATAAGAGTATTTGATATGTCGGGAAAAGTGGTGATTACTGATTCAAGAATGCCAGAATCTAAAAAAGCCATTTCTACAAAAAGTTTTCCTAAAGGAGTATATATGGTTCATATTAAACAAGGACTTAAAAGTCAAATTGAAAAGTTAATTGTAAAGTAA
- the meaB gene encoding methylmalonyl Co-A mutase-associated GTPase MeaB: protein MKFSTEDLVEGIRSGNKRLIAKAITLVESKKAEHRLQADELLKAIMPFTGNSIRIGITGVPGAGKSTFIENFGRLAIAHDKKVAVLAIDPSSAINKGSILGDKTRMEELAKEENAFIRPSPSSGFLGGVANTTFETMMICEAAGYDYILIETVGVGQSEVLVADITDVFLFLKIIGGGDELQGIKRGIMEMVDIIFINKVEESNLQKAKTTKLELKRALDFIPPKEKGWKVPILLGSALHNEGLGEIYDTIAEFIDLKKKAGTFDEIRVQQAEKRFEYWVQEYILAMMKKSDSVEEAYLHHKKNASGMVSNPSTEAKLFVERFLSNGTRED from the coding sequence ATGAAATTTTCAACAGAAGACTTGGTGGAAGGAATACGATCAGGAAATAAACGTCTGATCGCAAAAGCTATTACTTTAGTTGAAAGCAAAAAAGCCGAACATCGCCTCCAGGCAGACGAATTACTGAAGGCAATTATGCCATTTACAGGAAATTCCATACGGATCGGAATTACTGGAGTTCCGGGGGCAGGAAAATCTACTTTCATTGAAAATTTTGGACGACTGGCTATTGCTCATGATAAAAAAGTGGCAGTTCTTGCTATTGACCCGAGTTCGGCAATCAACAAAGGAAGCATTCTTGGAGATAAAACAAGGATGGAAGAGCTGGCAAAAGAAGAAAACGCTTTTATCAGGCCTTCCCCGAGTTCCGGGTTTTTAGGAGGTGTTGCCAATACAACCTTTGAAACCATGATGATCTGTGAAGCTGCCGGATATGATTATATCCTTATTGAAACTGTAGGGGTAGGACAATCTGAGGTTCTGGTTGCCGATATTACAGACGTATTCCTGTTTCTTAAGATTATTGGTGGAGGAGATGAGCTTCAGGGAATTAAAAGAGGGATCATGGAGATGGTAGATATTATTTTTATTAACAAAGTTGAAGAAAGTAATTTACAAAAAGCCAAAACCACCAAACTTGAATTAAAAAGGGCGCTCGATTTTATTCCCCCAAAAGAAAAAGGCTGGAAAGTTCCTATTTTATTAGGTTCTGCACTTCATAATGAAGGACTGGGTGAAATCTACGATACAATAGCTGAATTTATTGATCTTAAAAAGAAGGCCGGAACATTTGATGAAATCAGAGTTCAACAGGCTGAAAAACGTTTTGAATATTGGGTTCAGGAATATATTTTAGCCATGATGAAGAAGAGTGATTCCGTAGAAGAAGCTTATTTGCATCATAAAAAAAATGCTTCAGGAATGGTTTCCAACCCAAGTACTGAAGCTAAATTGTTTGTAGAAAGATTTTTATCTAACGGGACCCGTGAAGATTAA